One genomic region from Cellulomonas fengjieae encodes:
- a CDS encoding HNH endonuclease family protein, whose amino-acid sequence MRSPLSACLAVTVAVSALLAGCQEQGVTDVRPVPTPAAEQAVTVPDAVATMPEPVTPQPVTPAPVTPPVTSEPVTPSTALATVALLPVKGRAPKTGYDRDLYGHAWKDVDRNGCDTRNDILRRDLVDQVIKDGTHGCVVAAGTLHDPYSGEPIAFVRGQGTSSAVQIDHVVALSDSWQKGAQQWDTTTREAFANDPLNLLAADGPLNQRKGDGDTATWLPPNTGFRCAYVARQVGVKHAYGLWVTQAEQDAMVRVLSTCPSEPLPVG is encoded by the coding sequence GTGAGATCTCCGCTGTCCGCCTGCCTGGCCGTCACGGTGGCCGTGTCGGCCCTGCTGGCGGGGTGCCAGGAGCAGGGCGTCACCGACGTCCGCCCGGTGCCGACGCCGGCTGCGGAACAGGCCGTCACGGTGCCCGATGCCGTCGCCACGATGCCGGAGCCGGTCACACCCCAGCCCGTCACACCAGCCCCGGTCACACCGCCGGTCACCTCTGAGCCGGTCACGCCGTCGACCGCTCTGGCGACCGTGGCACTGCTGCCGGTGAAGGGCCGCGCCCCGAAGACGGGGTACGACCGCGACCTGTACGGCCACGCCTGGAAGGACGTCGACCGCAACGGGTGCGACACCCGCAACGACATCCTGCGCCGGGACCTGGTCGACCAGGTGATCAAGGACGGGACGCACGGGTGCGTGGTGGCGGCCGGCACGCTGCACGACCCGTACTCGGGCGAGCCGATCGCGTTCGTCCGCGGGCAGGGGACCTCGTCGGCCGTCCAGATCGACCACGTCGTGGCGCTCTCGGACAGCTGGCAGAAGGGCGCCCAGCAGTGGGACACGACGACACGGGAGGCGTTCGCGAACGACCCGCTGAACCTGCTGGCCGCGGACGGGCCGCTCAACCAGCGCAAGGGGGACGGTGACACGGCGACGTGGTTGCCGCCCAACACCGGGTTCCGCTGCGCCTACGTGGCGCGGCAGGTCGGCGTGAAGCACGCGTACGGGCTGTGGGTCACGCAGGCGGAGCAGGACGCGATGGTCCGCGTGCTCTCGACGTGCCCGAGCGAGCCGCTGCCCGTGGGTTGA
- a CDS encoding LmeA family phospholipid-binding protein encodes MSGRGVVVGVVAVVVLVGGAYVGDRVAESAAEERVVEAIEQNLDVVGTPTVELGGFPFLTQVLAGSIDDVTGQVAGVTLDGIDATDVTIDAHDVSTSEPYTMGTATISATLPTASIERIVAERSDLEITLAVDGDALTASGRVLGLSLAADLVPRVEDGTLLVNVRNVQVAGLTVDVDDLPSALGDRLTDVEIPVAGLPEGLVLSEATVVPDGVRITATGRDVVLPTEAPPAG; translated from the coding sequence GTGAGCGGACGCGGAGTGGTTGTCGGAGTGGTCGCGGTCGTCGTCCTGGTGGGCGGCGCCTACGTCGGCGACCGGGTGGCGGAGTCGGCAGCGGAGGAGCGGGTCGTCGAGGCCATCGAGCAGAACCTGGACGTCGTCGGGACCCCGACGGTCGAGCTCGGCGGCTTCCCGTTCCTGACCCAGGTGCTGGCCGGCTCGATCGACGACGTCACGGGCCAGGTCGCGGGCGTCACGCTCGACGGCATCGACGCCACGGACGTGACGATCGACGCGCACGACGTGAGCACCTCGGAGCCGTACACCATGGGTACGGCGACGATCTCGGCGACGCTGCCGACCGCCTCGATCGAGCGGATCGTCGCGGAGCGCTCCGACCTCGAGATCACGCTGGCCGTGGACGGGGACGCACTGACCGCGTCCGGCAGGGTGCTCGGACTGTCGCTGGCGGCAGACCTGGTCCCGCGGGTCGAGGACGGCACGCTCCTGGTGAACGTGCGGAACGTCCAGGTCGCCGGGCTGACCGTCGACGTCGACGACCTGCCCAGCGCGCTCGGCGACCGCCTGACCGACGTCGAGATCCCCGTCGCCGGTCTGCCGGAGGGGCTGGTGCTGTCGGAGGCGACCGTCGTGCCCGACGGCGTGCGCATCACCGCCACCGGCCGCGACGTCGTCCTGCCCACCGAGGCGCCCCCGGCTGGGTAG